A stretch of Henckelia pumila isolate YLH828 chromosome 4, ASM3356847v2, whole genome shotgun sequence DNA encodes these proteins:
- the LOC140894780 gene encoding uncharacterized protein isoform X3 — translation MQSQDNFNSQVGQGTNVPPYAFQQRPGSASATPTVLPPLTFHQRPLGSQAQAIRPAHPTFPRAPGSLSFIHTPPGAPRQGPIACVPSHAMNSGHSYFTHQPPPLLQGSTEASRSFPASELQHFPWRQSAPQISPTVHIPAPGSYLLPSLQRSAGPPLQPPSHHASRPPLPSYVSTSSSLMSDPLVTSTRPFSQHSYPHTIGSLPPPPFPQPPPPPPPPMPPSPPGVPPLPPSSPPNLSKNDGIRELKEDSPYDNDSISKDHPSTVKTAKDRNASSANIIFYSTEIVSVPEATDATFAHSPGDSDMDMEDDITQPDVEKSCISRNPNEERLSFPQDDVRIEHVQVSQHPGGHRPSEVALDGSLLYTGSSLIGPKIPPSGNQPVTGDAISEFNDSVPTATGVNDLEVNAQLFSAQHANFSQLNPPVASADTIGGKLSDQLMEAESPFKLLQGYVTDDGSENDVKSPRVDIRHSNKHPPSKSMVVSFAPGKTEEFSDRNLKNQESTRVGTDLEDANIQKPNVRSNDAKSNIDEFGRLVREGVSDSDTSDSPRYTRRHGRRGRRQSRSQSRSRSPRDRRRRSPFRRKERRRRSRSLSPKRRRSRSKSPALRRGNEVDGDKLRRGKVQFPECFDFIRGKCYRGATCRYSHHESDKSEKLRNNRGRQQYHDTPPTLGNYNLHAERIPEKNSVLKNKVASDKELTLLEETHGVKEEKNNKELPVDSVAHFPDKLNYVQSSSPLVADVAARNLSIFSSPDMALGNENSLILEFPAQNLLVNPVVDQKSKQMDDSLTCESSPVKASGALSIHLPSDKREPAEDPVGNIWVGGSPKTKPHSIDEVPPLSRNLNDLSPFIATSPFQLPIPLPSVSQDTSSHFGRGIPQNHNMVSSTAPFLLKNDQNSPYQAPVSYQHSHMHEPPNSWSSSFVSPPQLRHTHLTLNVTSGDRSSLLDQHMQQSSLPPGNGFSSYGSIRTNPSELRTQSEIGQYQAYPSSQEPGQIPHKADRNRSSSSYASNLMSQQVERHRLGEDSAHSIPRMNFLQSVSESLPKSFPMHSPPRGTNAFIVGSLPSSSNPSGSLPYLQQNYYGMNSTSRVAPDSLERNHHGFVGPRISNNFNPYASTFDHPPSSRFATNALILENDTPFNSKHDPPLGLSSDHFYEHKIGSVNLPSIVSSSTSARLAQGFLSRPVGKQYDPLLDSIEPAPNSFGIADQQKHETTGDSYDIHRFKLEEGVVVSANYSPEIEEFGETADAEVGAVVNGSPGNPHVSAEMNAGEIEITQVKESGKHKKGKDSRSMKLFKVSIATFVKEVLKPSWRQGNMSKEAFKTIVKKTVDKGYVDKYVKT, via the exons ATGCAGAGTCAAGACAATTTTAACAGTCAGGTTGGGCAGGGTACTAACGTGCCCCCTTATGCATTTCAGCAACGCCCAGGTAGTGCGTCTGCTACCCCTACTGTACTTCCGCCTCTTACTTTCCATCAGCGTCCACTTGGTTCACAAGCACAAGCTATTAGACCAGCGCATCCGACTTTCCCTCGTGCACCAGGCAGCCTTTCATTCATACACACTCCACCTGGTGCTCCTCGTCAAGGTCCAATTGCATGTGTTCCTTCTCATGCAATGAATTCTGGCCACTCTTATTTCACTCATCAACCACCTCCTTTATTGCAAGGAAGTACTGAAGCCTCTCGTTCCTTTCCAGCTTCTGAACTGCAACATTTCCCATGGAGGCAAAGTGCTCCTCAAATTTCGCCTACTGTACATATTCCTGCACCTGGGTCTTACCTACTTCCTTCCTTACAACGGTCTGCAGGTCCACCCCTTCAACCGCCATCTCATCATGCTTCACGACCCCCTCTGCCGTCTTACGTGTCCACTTCTAGTTCCCTGATGAGCGATCCATTAGTGACTTCGACTCGCCCATTCTCTCAACATTCCTATCCACACACGATAGGTTCGCTGCCACCTCCGCCATTCCCTCAGccaccacctccacctccacctccaatGCCCCCTTCTCCTCCTGGAGTTCCACCCCTTCCTCCATCTTCACCGCCTAATCTTTCAAAGAATGATGGAATCCGCGAGTTGAAGGAAGACTCGCCATACGACAATGATTCGATATCAAAAGATCACCCTTCTACAGTGAAAACTGCAAAGGATAGAAATGCAAGTAGtgctaatattattttttactcaACTGAAATTGTCTCTGTTCCGGAAGCTACAGATGCCACTTTTGCACATTCTCCTGGTGATTCTGATATGGATATGGAAG ATGATATAACTCAGCCTGATGTGGAGAAGAGTTGCATATCCAGAAATCCGAATGAGGAGCGCCTTTCATTTCCGCAAGATGATGTCCGCATTGAGCATGTGCAAGTTTCACAGCATCCTGGAGGCCACAGACCGTCTGAAGTTGCTCTAGACGGTAGTTTACTTTATACCGGATCCTCATTAATAG GCCCTAAAATCCCACCATCTGGCAATCAGCCTGTCACTGGGGATGCAATTTCAGAATTTAATGATTCAGTCCCAACAGCAACTGGAGTAAATGATTTGGAAGTCAATGCCCAGTTATTCTCTGCCCAACATGCAAATTTCAGCCAACTTAATCCTCCAGTAGCTTCTGCAGATACTATTGGTGGGAAACTCTCCGATCAGCTTATGGAAGCTGAAAGTCCTTTTAAACTGCTGCAGGGATATGTTACTGATGATGGTTCTGAAAATGATGTAAAAAGTCCTCGTGTTGATATTAGGCATTCAAACAAACATCCGCCTTCAAAATCTATGGTTGTATCTTTTGCACCTGGGAAAACCGAGGAATTTTCTGATAGAAACCTAAAAAATCAAGAATCTACCAGGGTTGGAACTGATCTTGAAGATGCCAATATTCAGAAGCCAAATGTGAGAAGCAATGATGCTAAATCGAATATAGATGAGTTTGGAAGATTGGTCAGAGAAGGTGTTAGTGACAGCGACACCAGCGATTCTCCACGATATACTCGGAGACATGGAAGGAGAGGCAGAAGACAGAGTAGAAGTCAAAGCAGAAGTCGCTCTCCACGTGATAGGAGGAGGAGAAGTCCATTTAGGAGAAAAGAGAGGCGCCGCCGCTCCCGCAG TTTGTCTCCTAAGAGAAGACGAAGTAGGAGTAAATCTCCTGCTCTAAGGCGTGGCAACGAGGTTGATGGTGATAAACTGAGACGTGGAAAGGTCCAATTTCCTGAATGCTTTGACTTTATTCGCGGTAAATGCTATCGTGGAGCCACTTGTCGGTATTCACACCATGAGTCCGACAAGAGTGAGAAGTTGAGGAATAATAGGGGCAGGCAACAGTATCATGATACACCACCTACTCTAGGAAATTACAACTTGCATGCGGAGAGAATTCCGGAGAAAAATTCAGTCCTCAAGAACAAAGTAGCAAGTGATAAAGAGTTGACACTTCTTGAAGAGACTCATGGGGTGAAGGAAGAGAAAAATAACAAAGAACTGCCAGTTGATTCTGTGGCACACTTCcctgataaattaaattatgtCCAATCTTCATCCCCTTTAGTTGCTGATGTTGCGGCAAGAAATCTTTCTATTTTTTCTTCTCCTGACATGGCCTTGGGTAACGAAAATTCTCTAATCCTAGAATTTCCTGCACAAAATTTGCTCGtgaaccctgtagttgatcagaAAAGTAAACAGATGGATGATTCTTTGACTTGTGAATCTTCACCTGTGAAAGCATCAGGAGCCTTGTCAATTCATCTTCCTTCCGATAAACGTGAGCCAGCAGAGGATCCTGTTGGGAATATATGGGTTGGTGGAAGCCCTAAAACAAAACCCCATTCAATTGATGAGGTCCCGCCCCTGTCCAGGAATTTGAATGATTTGTCCCCATTTATTGCTACAAGTCCGTTTCAGCTACCCATTCCGTTGCCCTCAGTCTCCCAGGATACGAGCTCCCACTTCGGTCGAGGAATTCCCCAAAATCATAACATGGTGTCGTCTACGGCACCGTTTCTCTTGAAAAATGATCAGAATTCTCCCTATCAAGCTCCTGTGTCTTACCAGCACTCTCATATGCACGAGCCACCCAACTCTTGGTCAAGCTCATTTGTTTCACCACCTCAGCTACGGCACACTCACTTGACTTTAAATGTAACAAGTGGGGATCGGAGCAGTCTACTGGACCAACATATGCAACAGTCTTCACTGCCTCCTGGCAATGGTTTCTCTTCATATGGATCTATACGGACCAATCCTTCTGAATTACGTACTCAATCTGAAATTGGTCAGTATCAAGCATACCCTTCATCTCAAGAACCTGGTCAAATACCCCATAAAGCAGATCGTAACAGATCAAGCAGTTCGTATGCGAGCAATCTAATGAGTCAGCAGGTTGAACGTCATAGATTGGGAGAAGATTCTGCACATTCAATACCACGCATGAATTTTTTACAATCTGTTTCTGAGTCTCTGCCTAAATCATTTCCAATGCATTCACCACCAAGGGGAACAAATGCTTTTATTGTTGGAAGTTTGCCTTCAAGCAGTAATCCTTCTGGTAGCCTACCATACTTGCAACAGAATTACTATGGCATGAATTCAACATCAAGGGTCGCTCCAGATTCTCTTGAGAGGAATCATCATGGCTTTGTGGGACCTagaatttcaaataatttcaaTCCTTATGCATCCACTTTCGATCATCCACCAAGCTCCCGATTTGCCACAAATGCTTTGATCCTGGAAAACGACACACCATTTAATAGTAAACATGATCCCCCACTTGGTTTGAGCTCTGACCATTTCTACGAGCACAAGATCGGAAGTGTTAACTTGCCAAGTATAGTTTCCTCATCAACTTCTGCTCGTCTAGCTCAGGGGTTTTTGTCTAGGCCAGTCGGCAAGCAATATGATCCCCTATTAGACAGCATAGAGCCAGCTCCAAATTCATTTGGAATAGCTGATCAGCAGAAACATGAAACCACGGGTGATTCTTATGATATTCATAGATTCAAACTGGAAGAAGGTGTAGTTGTGTCTGCCAATTATTCTcctgaaattgaagaatttgGAGAGACAGCAGATGCAGAGGTGGGTGCTGTTGTTAATGGAAGCCCAGGAAATCCACACGTTTCAGCTGAAATGAATGCAGGAGAAATTGAGATTACTCAAGTTAAGGAATCTGGAAAACATAAGAAGGGAAAGGATTCTAGATCTATGAAGCTTTTTAAGGTATCTATTGCTACTTTTGTGAAGGAGGTTCTAAAACCGTCATGGCGGCAAGGTAACATGAGCAAGGAGGCATTTAAGACCATTGTAAAGAAAACAGTCGATAAG GGGTATGTTGACAAGTATGTCAAGACATAA
- the LOC140894780 gene encoding uncharacterized protein isoform X2, giving the protein MQSQDNFNSQVGQGTNVPPYAFQQRPGSASATPTVLPPLTFHQRPLGSQAQAIRPAHPTFPRAPGSLSFIHTPPGAPRQGPIACVPSHAMNSGHSYFTHQPPPLLQGSTEASRSFPASELQHFPWRQSAPQISPTVHIPAPGSYLLPSLQRSAGPPLQPPSHHASRPPLPSYVSTSSSLMSDPLVTSTRPFSQHSYPHTIGSLPPPPFPQPPPPPPPPMPPSPPGVPPLPPSSPPNLSKNDGIRELKEDSPYDNDSISKDHPSTVKTAKDRNASSANIIFYSTEIVSVPEATDATFAHSPGDSDMDMEDDITQPDVEKSCISRNPNEERLSFPQDDVRIEHVQVSQHPGGHRPSEVALDGPKIPPSGNQPVTGDAISEFNDSVPTATGVNDLEVNAQLFSAQHANFSQLNPPVASADTIGGKLSDQLMEAESPFKLLQGYVTDDGSENDVKSPRVDIRHSNKHPPSKSMVVSFAPGKTEEFSDRNLKNQESTRVGTDLEDANIQKPNVRSNDAKSNIDEFGRLVREGVSDSDTSDSPRYTRRHGRRGRRQSRSQSRSRSPRDRRRRSPFRRKERRRRSRSLSPKRRRSRSKSPALRRGNEVDGDKLRRGKVQFPECFDFIRGKCYRGATCRYSHHESDKSEKLRNNRGRQQYHDTPPTLGNYNLHAERIPEKNSVLKNKVASDKELTLLEETHGVKEEKNNKELPVDSVAHFPDKLNYVQSSSPLVADVAARNLSIFSSPDMALGNENSLILEFPAQNLLVNPVVDQKSKQMDDSLTCESSPVKASGALSIHLPSDKREPAEDPVGNIWVGGSPKTKPHSIDEVPPLSRNLNDLSPFIATSPFQLPIPLPSVSQDTSSHFGRGIPQNHNMVSSTAPFLLKNDQNSPYQAPVSYQHSHMHEPPNSWSSSFVSPPQLRHTHLTLNVTSGDRSSLLDQHMQQSSLPPGNGFSSYGSIRTNPSELRTQSEIGQYQAYPSSQEPGQIPHKADRNRSSSSYASNLMSQQVERHRLGEDSAHSIPRMNFLQSVSESLPKSFPMHSPPRGTNAFIVGSLPSSSNPSGSLPYLQQNYYGMNSTSRVAPDSLERNHHGFVGPRISNNFNPYASTFDHPPSSRFATNALILENDTPFNSKHDPPLGLSSDHFYEHKIGSVNLPSIVSSSTSARLAQGFLSRPVGKQYDPLLDSIEPAPNSFGIADQQKHETTGDSYDIHRFKLEEGVVVSANYSPEIEEFGETADAEVGAVVNGSPGNPHVSAEMNAGEIEITQVKESGKHKKGKDSRSMKLFKVSIATFVKEVLKPSWRQGNMSKEAFKTIVKKTVDKVSSAMKSHKIPKSQAKINHYIDSSRGKLTKLIMGYVDKYVKT; this is encoded by the exons ATGCAGAGTCAAGACAATTTTAACAGTCAGGTTGGGCAGGGTACTAACGTGCCCCCTTATGCATTTCAGCAACGCCCAGGTAGTGCGTCTGCTACCCCTACTGTACTTCCGCCTCTTACTTTCCATCAGCGTCCACTTGGTTCACAAGCACAAGCTATTAGACCAGCGCATCCGACTTTCCCTCGTGCACCAGGCAGCCTTTCATTCATACACACTCCACCTGGTGCTCCTCGTCAAGGTCCAATTGCATGTGTTCCTTCTCATGCAATGAATTCTGGCCACTCTTATTTCACTCATCAACCACCTCCTTTATTGCAAGGAAGTACTGAAGCCTCTCGTTCCTTTCCAGCTTCTGAACTGCAACATTTCCCATGGAGGCAAAGTGCTCCTCAAATTTCGCCTACTGTACATATTCCTGCACCTGGGTCTTACCTACTTCCTTCCTTACAACGGTCTGCAGGTCCACCCCTTCAACCGCCATCTCATCATGCTTCACGACCCCCTCTGCCGTCTTACGTGTCCACTTCTAGTTCCCTGATGAGCGATCCATTAGTGACTTCGACTCGCCCATTCTCTCAACATTCCTATCCACACACGATAGGTTCGCTGCCACCTCCGCCATTCCCTCAGccaccacctccacctccacctccaatGCCCCCTTCTCCTCCTGGAGTTCCACCCCTTCCTCCATCTTCACCGCCTAATCTTTCAAAGAATGATGGAATCCGCGAGTTGAAGGAAGACTCGCCATACGACAATGATTCGATATCAAAAGATCACCCTTCTACAGTGAAAACTGCAAAGGATAGAAATGCAAGTAGtgctaatattattttttactcaACTGAAATTGTCTCTGTTCCGGAAGCTACAGATGCCACTTTTGCACATTCTCCTGGTGATTCTGATATGGATATGGAAG ATGATATAACTCAGCCTGATGTGGAGAAGAGTTGCATATCCAGAAATCCGAATGAGGAGCGCCTTTCATTTCCGCAAGATGATGTCCGCATTGAGCATGTGCAAGTTTCACAGCATCCTGGAGGCCACAGACCGTCTGAAGTTGCTCTAGACG GCCCTAAAATCCCACCATCTGGCAATCAGCCTGTCACTGGGGATGCAATTTCAGAATTTAATGATTCAGTCCCAACAGCAACTGGAGTAAATGATTTGGAAGTCAATGCCCAGTTATTCTCTGCCCAACATGCAAATTTCAGCCAACTTAATCCTCCAGTAGCTTCTGCAGATACTATTGGTGGGAAACTCTCCGATCAGCTTATGGAAGCTGAAAGTCCTTTTAAACTGCTGCAGGGATATGTTACTGATGATGGTTCTGAAAATGATGTAAAAAGTCCTCGTGTTGATATTAGGCATTCAAACAAACATCCGCCTTCAAAATCTATGGTTGTATCTTTTGCACCTGGGAAAACCGAGGAATTTTCTGATAGAAACCTAAAAAATCAAGAATCTACCAGGGTTGGAACTGATCTTGAAGATGCCAATATTCAGAAGCCAAATGTGAGAAGCAATGATGCTAAATCGAATATAGATGAGTTTGGAAGATTGGTCAGAGAAGGTGTTAGTGACAGCGACACCAGCGATTCTCCACGATATACTCGGAGACATGGAAGGAGAGGCAGAAGACAGAGTAGAAGTCAAAGCAGAAGTCGCTCTCCACGTGATAGGAGGAGGAGAAGTCCATTTAGGAGAAAAGAGAGGCGCCGCCGCTCCCGCAG TTTGTCTCCTAAGAGAAGACGAAGTAGGAGTAAATCTCCTGCTCTAAGGCGTGGCAACGAGGTTGATGGTGATAAACTGAGACGTGGAAAGGTCCAATTTCCTGAATGCTTTGACTTTATTCGCGGTAAATGCTATCGTGGAGCCACTTGTCGGTATTCACACCATGAGTCCGACAAGAGTGAGAAGTTGAGGAATAATAGGGGCAGGCAACAGTATCATGATACACCACCTACTCTAGGAAATTACAACTTGCATGCGGAGAGAATTCCGGAGAAAAATTCAGTCCTCAAGAACAAAGTAGCAAGTGATAAAGAGTTGACACTTCTTGAAGAGACTCATGGGGTGAAGGAAGAGAAAAATAACAAAGAACTGCCAGTTGATTCTGTGGCACACTTCcctgataaattaaattatgtCCAATCTTCATCCCCTTTAGTTGCTGATGTTGCGGCAAGAAATCTTTCTATTTTTTCTTCTCCTGACATGGCCTTGGGTAACGAAAATTCTCTAATCCTAGAATTTCCTGCACAAAATTTGCTCGtgaaccctgtagttgatcagaAAAGTAAACAGATGGATGATTCTTTGACTTGTGAATCTTCACCTGTGAAAGCATCAGGAGCCTTGTCAATTCATCTTCCTTCCGATAAACGTGAGCCAGCAGAGGATCCTGTTGGGAATATATGGGTTGGTGGAAGCCCTAAAACAAAACCCCATTCAATTGATGAGGTCCCGCCCCTGTCCAGGAATTTGAATGATTTGTCCCCATTTATTGCTACAAGTCCGTTTCAGCTACCCATTCCGTTGCCCTCAGTCTCCCAGGATACGAGCTCCCACTTCGGTCGAGGAATTCCCCAAAATCATAACATGGTGTCGTCTACGGCACCGTTTCTCTTGAAAAATGATCAGAATTCTCCCTATCAAGCTCCTGTGTCTTACCAGCACTCTCATATGCACGAGCCACCCAACTCTTGGTCAAGCTCATTTGTTTCACCACCTCAGCTACGGCACACTCACTTGACTTTAAATGTAACAAGTGGGGATCGGAGCAGTCTACTGGACCAACATATGCAACAGTCTTCACTGCCTCCTGGCAATGGTTTCTCTTCATATGGATCTATACGGACCAATCCTTCTGAATTACGTACTCAATCTGAAATTGGTCAGTATCAAGCATACCCTTCATCTCAAGAACCTGGTCAAATACCCCATAAAGCAGATCGTAACAGATCAAGCAGTTCGTATGCGAGCAATCTAATGAGTCAGCAGGTTGAACGTCATAGATTGGGAGAAGATTCTGCACATTCAATACCACGCATGAATTTTTTACAATCTGTTTCTGAGTCTCTGCCTAAATCATTTCCAATGCATTCACCACCAAGGGGAACAAATGCTTTTATTGTTGGAAGTTTGCCTTCAAGCAGTAATCCTTCTGGTAGCCTACCATACTTGCAACAGAATTACTATGGCATGAATTCAACATCAAGGGTCGCTCCAGATTCTCTTGAGAGGAATCATCATGGCTTTGTGGGACCTagaatttcaaataatttcaaTCCTTATGCATCCACTTTCGATCATCCACCAAGCTCCCGATTTGCCACAAATGCTTTGATCCTGGAAAACGACACACCATTTAATAGTAAACATGATCCCCCACTTGGTTTGAGCTCTGACCATTTCTACGAGCACAAGATCGGAAGTGTTAACTTGCCAAGTATAGTTTCCTCATCAACTTCTGCTCGTCTAGCTCAGGGGTTTTTGTCTAGGCCAGTCGGCAAGCAATATGATCCCCTATTAGACAGCATAGAGCCAGCTCCAAATTCATTTGGAATAGCTGATCAGCAGAAACATGAAACCACGGGTGATTCTTATGATATTCATAGATTCAAACTGGAAGAAGGTGTAGTTGTGTCTGCCAATTATTCTcctgaaattgaagaatttgGAGAGACAGCAGATGCAGAGGTGGGTGCTGTTGTTAATGGAAGCCCAGGAAATCCACACGTTTCAGCTGAAATGAATGCAGGAGAAATTGAGATTACTCAAGTTAAGGAATCTGGAAAACATAAGAAGGGAAAGGATTCTAGATCTATGAAGCTTTTTAAGGTATCTATTGCTACTTTTGTGAAGGAGGTTCTAAAACCGTCATGGCGGCAAGGTAACATGAGCAAGGAGGCATTTAAGACCATTGTAAAGAAAACAGTCGATAAGGTATCTAGTGCTATGAAGAGCCACAAAATACCAAAATCTCAGGCAAAAATTAACCACTACATAGATTCATCACGTGGAAAATTGACCAAGCTTATCATG GGGTATGTTGACAAGTATGTCAAGACATAA